One segment of Babylonia areolata isolate BAREFJ2019XMU chromosome 24, ASM4173473v1, whole genome shotgun sequence DNA contains the following:
- the LOC143298657 gene encoding uncharacterized protein LOC143298657, protein MIFAVRQHQEKCQEQHSDLFMTIVDLTKAFDTGSTEGLWKIMVKSGCPSEIITIVRQFHDGMMVKILDDRDKSEAFPVTNGVTEDCVLAPTLFSKVFSPVLTDAFCDCEERIHIRYRTDGRLFNLRCLQAVTKVIGGFLFADDCILNTSTEQKT, encoded by the coding sequence ATGATTTTTGCTGTGCGCCAACACcaggaaaaatgccaggagcaacacagcGACCTCTTCATGACcattgtcgatctgaccaaggctttcgatACGGGCAGCACAGAAggcttgtggaagatcatggtGAAGTCTGGCTGCCCCAGCGAGATAATCACAATCGTCCGACAGTTCCACGACGGCATGATGGTGAAAATTCTGGATGACAGAGACAagtcagaggccttcccagtgacaaacggcGTCACAGAAGACTGCGTTCTTGCCCCTACCCTGTTCAGCAAGGTATTCTCTCCCGTGCTAACAGATGCCTTCTGTGACTGCGAAGAAAGAATCCACatcaggtacaggactgacgggagattgttcaacctcaggtGCCTGCAGGCTGTTACGAAGGTCATCGGAggcttcttgtttgctgatgactgcataCTCAacaccagcacagagcagaagaccTAG